A single Meles meles chromosome 20, mMelMel3.1 paternal haplotype, whole genome shotgun sequence DNA region contains:
- the RHOA gene encoding transforming protein RhoA, which produces MAAIRKKLVIVGDGACGKTCLLIVFSKDQFPEVYVPTVFENYVADIEVDGKQVELALWDTAGQEDYDRLRPLSYPDTDVILMCFSIDSPDSLENIPEKWTPEVKHFCPNVPIILVGNKKDLRNDEHTRRELAKMKQEPVKPEEGRDMANRIGAFGYMECSAKTKDGVREVFEMATRAALQARRGKKKSGCLVL; this is translated from the exons ATGGCTGCCATCCGGAAGAAACTGGTGATTGTTGGTGATGGAGCCTGTGGCAAGACTTGTTTGCTCATCGTCTTTAGCAAGGACCAGTTCCCAGAGGTGTATGTACCCACAGTGTTTGAGAACTACGTGGCAGATATCGAAGTTGATGGAAAGCAG GTAGAGTTGGCTTTGTGGGATACAGCTGGGCAGGAAGATTATGACCGCTTGAGGCCTCTCTCCTATCCGGACACTGATGTTATACTGATGTGCTTCTCCATTGACAGCCCTGATAGTTTAG AAAATATCCCAGAAAAATGGACCCCAGAAGTCAAGCACTTCTGTCCCAACGTGCCCATCATCCTGGTTGGGAACAAGAAGGATCTTCGGAATGATGAGCACACAAGGCGGGAGCTAGCCAAGATGAAGCAG GAGCCCGTGAAACCTGAAGAAGGCAGAGATATGGCAAACAGGATTGGTGCTTTTGGGTACATGGAGTGTTCAGCAAAGACCAAAGATGGAGTGAGGGAGGTTTTTGAAATGGCCACGAGAGCTGCTCTGCAAGCCAGACGTGGGAAGAAAAAATCTGGGTGCCTTGTCTTGTGA
- the GPX1 gene encoding glutathione peroxidase 1 has product MCAAPLAAATAAVRSVYAFSARPLGGGEPLSLGSLRGKVLLIENVASLUGTTVRDYTEMNELQRRLGPRGLVVLGFPCNQFGHQENAKNEEILNCLKYVRPGGGFEPNFTLFEKCEVNGAQAHPLFAFLREALPVPSDDATALMTDPKFIIWSPVCRNDIAWNFEKFLVGPDGVPVRRYSRRFPTIDIEPDIEALLSQGPGRV; this is encoded by the exons ATGTGTGCTGCTCCGCTCGCCGCTGCAACCGCGGCCGTGCGCTCTGTGTATGCTTTCTCCGCGCGCCCGCTGGGCGGCGGGGAGCCCCTGAGCCTGGGTTCCCTGCGGGGCAAGGTGCTGCTCATCGAGAATGTGGCATCGCTCTGAGGCACAACGGTCCGGGACTACACCGAGATGAACGAGCTGCAGCGGCGCCTCGGGCCCCGGGGCCTGGTTGTGCTCGGCTTCCCGTGCAACCAGTTCGGGCATCAG GAGAACGCTAAGAACGAAGAGATCCTGAATTGCCTCAAGTACGTCCGACCCGGCGGCGGGTTCGAGCCCAACTTCACGCTTTTTGAGAAGTGCGAGGTGAACGGTGCGCAGGCGCACCCTCTCTTCGCCTTCCTGCGGGAGGCTCTGCCTGTCCCCAGTGACGATGCCACTGCGCTCATGACCGACCCCAAGTTCATCATCTGGTCTCCCGTGTGCCGCAACGACATCGCCTGGAACTTCGAGAAGTTCCTGGTGGGCCCAGATGGTGTGCCTGTACGCCGGTACAGCCGCCGCTTTCCAACCATCGATATTGAGCCTGACATCGAAGCCCTGCTGTCCCAGGGGCCCGGCCGTGTCTAG